A region of Allocoleopsis franciscana PCC 7113 DNA encodes the following proteins:
- the mutL gene encoding DNA mismatch repair endonuclease MutL: MSFGIRALPKEVVNLIAAGEVIDSLAAVVRELVENALDAGATRIAVSVWSEQWRVRVADNGMGMDLGDLQQAATAHSTSKIRTSDDLWKITSLGFRGEALHSLVALADLEILSRQTPNLEGWRVRYNSEGEPAQVDACAIAPGTVVTVSNLFGNWPVRRKGLPSVAQQLKAIQTTIQQIALCHPRVTWQVQQNERPWFSLSAGITTQHILPQILRQVRQTDLQYLCVEIPTPETGGGEDFPGQNPVSKIPNSLIQIVLGLPDRCHRRRPDWVKVATNRRLVRSPELEQTILAATSRTCPRDRYPICFLHLQICPSLIDWNRHPAKAEIYLHSLSYWQEQASRAIEQALRISPTQASEANQSQRVTTLLKVSEEKAGYNVSRSIQPTSEEAEKTQKSGEIGLIELRAVAQVHNMYIVAEHPTGMWLVEQHIAHERVLYEQLCDRWQLVPLEPPAILSHLTPAQVEQLQRLGLEIEPFGEQLWAVRNAPDLLTKREDCAAALLELSLGGDLQTAQVATACRSAIRNGTPLSLHQMQTLLDQWTRTRHPRTCPHGRPIYLALEESSLARFFRRHWVIGKSHGI; the protein is encoded by the coding sequence ATGAGCTTTGGTATTAGAGCCTTACCCAAAGAGGTGGTAAATCTCATTGCCGCCGGTGAGGTCATTGACTCTTTAGCGGCAGTGGTGCGAGAGTTGGTAGAAAACGCCCTAGATGCGGGTGCAACGCGGATCGCAGTTTCGGTGTGGTCTGAGCAGTGGCGAGTACGGGTGGCAGATAATGGCATGGGCATGGATTTGGGAGATTTGCAACAAGCCGCGACTGCCCATAGCACCAGCAAAATCCGTACCAGTGATGATCTGTGGAAGATTACGAGTTTAGGATTTCGCGGGGAAGCGTTGCATAGTTTAGTGGCGTTAGCTGATTTGGAGATTTTGAGCCGACAAACTCCGAACCTTGAGGGTTGGCGAGTGAGGTATAACTCCGAAGGTGAACCGGCGCAGGTGGACGCTTGTGCGATCGCTCCGGGTACAGTTGTCACTGTCTCCAATTTATTCGGAAATTGGCCTGTGCGCCGCAAGGGCTTACCGTCAGTGGCACAACAACTCAAAGCAATACAAACCACGATTCAGCAAATTGCCCTGTGCCATCCCCGTGTTACTTGGCAAGTGCAGCAAAATGAGCGTCCTTGGTTTAGCCTCAGTGCCGGTATAACCACTCAACACATTCTCCCCCAAATCTTGCGACAGGTACGGCAGACGGACTTGCAGTATCTCTGCGTGGAAATACCGACGCCGGAGACTGGGGGTGGCGAAGATTTCCCTGGGCAAAATCCTGTATCTAAAATCCCAAATTCGTTGATTCAGATCGTTTTGGGACTACCGGATCGGTGCCATCGACGACGCCCAGATTGGGTAAAGGTGGCGACGAATCGACGCTTAGTGCGATCGCCTGAATTGGAACAAACCATCTTAGCCGCGACTTCGCGAACTTGTCCCCGCGATCGCTACCCGATTTGTTTTCTCCACCTGCAAATCTGCCCCAGCCTCATTGATTGGAATCGCCATCCGGCTAAGGCGGAAATTTACTTACATTCCCTTTCCTACTGGCAGGAACAAGCCTCCCGTGCGATCGAGCAAGCCTTACGCATTAGTCCCACCCAGGCTTCAGAAGCAAACCAATCCCAGCGAGTGACAACATTACTCAAGGTATCGGAAGAAAAAGCTGGCTACAACGTGAGTCGTTCCATACAACCCACATCAGAGGAGGCAGAAAAAACTCAAAAATCTGGTGAAATTGGGTTAATTGAACTGCGAGCCGTGGCTCAGGTTCACAATATGTATATTGTGGCGGAGCATCCGACGGGGATGTGGCTGGTGGAACAACATATTGCCCATGAGCGAGTTTTGTACGAGCAACTGTGCGATCGCTGGCAACTCGTGCCGTTAGAACCCCCAGCCATTCTCAGCCATTTGACACCCGCTCAAGTCGAGCAACTTCAACGCTTAGGGTTAGAGATAGAACCCTTCGGTGAGCAGCTATGGGCGGTACGAAATGCGCCGGATCTATTGACAAAACGAGAAGATTGTGCAGCAGCTTTGTTAGAACTGAGTTTAGGGGGAGATTTGCAAACGGCTCAAGTTGCAACAGCTTGCCGTAGTGCCATTCGCAATGGTACGCCTTTGAGCTTACACCAAATGCAGACCTTGTTAGACCAATGGACACGCACCCGTCATCCCCGCACCTGTCCCCACGGACGCCCTATTTATTTAGCGTTAGAAGAGTCATCCCTTGCCCGCTTCTTTCGCCGTCATTGGGTGATTGGTAAGAGTCATGGGATTTAG
- a CDS encoding Ig-like domain-containing protein, which translates to MLVLSLLIGLVLWGGDRTQPYVREFSWQNKQVGVADTFFVLTFNRPMDHASVEANLHIEPPLPGLLSWAGRRLVYTLSNPAPYGTAYQVKLQKAQQYMGEAGNQMQPFAGRFRTRDRALAYLGVEGEEKGRLILFNLTRQQKTPLTPKNWVVTDFKPYPTGDRILFAASDWSNYGSGLFEQQLYTVTTGLPGMSASQPNSTPKAGSIDLILDNLNYQNLKFDLSPNGQVIVVFRVNRSHIEDSGLWVLQPNEPWQPLLKQPGGDFLITPDSEAIANSPGEGVAILPLTPQAKPLDFLPKFDKVLHFSSDGVRAAMLKSNSDSTQSLFLVTNQGEQKELLRTNGEWLNCQFDTTAKKLYCLMLQLVQGKEYSQQLSLVGIDLKTFKVEPLFVQSNPSEMEMSVSPDGLSLLFDQVVTKPTLPSPEDLTTDVGSAITTSRLLLLPLVNKTPQSTTSSVPYQELPLRGFHPYWLP; encoded by the coding sequence ATGCTAGTGCTGAGTCTGCTAATTGGCCTGGTGTTGTGGGGAGGCGATCGCACTCAACCTTATGTGCGCGAGTTTAGTTGGCAAAACAAACAAGTTGGGGTGGCGGATACCTTCTTTGTCCTTACCTTCAACCGTCCTATGGATCATGCCAGTGTGGAAGCCAACCTCCATATTGAGCCACCCCTACCAGGATTGTTGAGTTGGGCTGGACGGCGGTTGGTCTATACTTTATCCAATCCAGCACCCTATGGCACAGCCTATCAAGTGAAATTGCAGAAGGCACAACAGTACATGGGGGAAGCGGGAAATCAGATGCAGCCGTTTGCCGGTCGATTTCGCACCCGCGATCGCGCCTTGGCCTATTTAGGTGTCGAGGGAGAAGAGAAGGGACGGTTAATTCTCTTCAACCTCACCCGCCAACAAAAAACACCCCTCACCCCCAAAAACTGGGTTGTGACAGACTTTAAACCTTACCCAACAGGCGATCGCATTTTATTTGCGGCTAGCGATTGGTCAAATTATGGCTCCGGATTGTTTGAACAACAACTGTACACCGTCACCACGGGGTTGCCTGGGATGTCTGCAAGCCAACCCAACTCGACCCCAAAAGCTGGCAGCATCGACCTAATTTTAGACAACTTAAACTATCAAAATCTCAAATTTGACCTATCCCCCAATGGGCAAGTTATTGTCGTTTTTCGGGTGAATCGGAGTCATATCGAGGACTCTGGACTGTGGGTACTGCAACCCAATGAGCCTTGGCAACCCTTGCTCAAACAGCCTGGAGGGGACTTTTTGATTACACCGGATAGTGAAGCGATCGCCAATTCCCCAGGAGAGGGGGTGGCGATTTTGCCCCTGACACCTCAAGCAAAACCCTTGGATTTTCTCCCCAAGTTTGACAAGGTACTCCATTTTTCCAGCGATGGCGTCCGAGCCGCGATGTTAAAATCGAACAGCGATTCTACACAATCTCTGTTTCTGGTCACGAACCAGGGTGAACAGAAAGAACTCCTGAGGACGAACGGCGAATGGCTCAACTGTCAGTTCGACACCACTGCCAAAAAGCTCTACTGCTTAATGCTCCAGTTAGTACAGGGGAAAGAATACTCTCAACAACTCTCCCTGGTAGGAATTGACTTAAAAACCTTTAAAGTTGAGCCACTGTTCGTTCAGTCCAATCCGTCGGAGATGGAGATGAGTGTCTCACCCGATGGCTTGTCGCTGCTGTTTGATCAGGTTGTTACGAAACCAACACTGCCCTCACCAGAGGATTTAACCACAGATGTTGGGTCTGCGATTACGACGAGTCGCCTCTTATTGCTGCCTCTGGTCAACAAAACACCACAATCCACGACTAGCTCTGTTCCTTATCAAGAGTTACCTTTACGGGGTTTTCACCCTTACTGGTTACCCTGA
- a CDS encoding N-acetylmuramoyl-L-alanine amidase, translated as MKLHWLLPSFLGFFLLSSPAYARQLLNWRFEANQNRLIFITDEGVQPKAQLISNPTRLVIDLPGIMVERSTADQLVGGAIRSVRVGQVDNDTTRLVVELNPGYTLNPQNVQFRGISSNQWIVQLPIPQQVAQLPNSVSPPLEIPVPAPAVSRPTVSDSQVPKGRLVVMIDPGHGGKDSGAVGLGGLQEKDVILPISQRVAAILEQQGIHAILTRSSDYFVDLAPRVEMAKRERADLFVSIHANSIDKRPDVNGLETYYFERGERLAQTIHNSILQSLDIKDRRVRRARFYVLRNNPMPAVLVEVGFVTGVEDAPRLATAAYENQMAQAIANGILQYIQQNQYVGGLH; from the coding sequence GTGAAACTTCACTGGTTATTGCCCAGTTTTTTGGGCTTTTTTCTGCTCTCCTCTCCTGCTTATGCCCGCCAACTGCTCAATTGGCGTTTTGAAGCCAATCAGAATCGATTGATCTTTATCACAGACGAAGGGGTTCAACCTAAGGCACAGCTCATTAGCAATCCCACACGTCTGGTGATTGATTTGCCCGGTATTATGGTGGAACGCTCAACCGCCGATCAACTGGTAGGAGGAGCTATTCGCTCAGTGCGAGTCGGACAGGTTGATAACGATACAACCCGCTTGGTGGTTGAACTCAATCCGGGTTACACACTCAACCCTCAAAATGTGCAATTTCGGGGAATTTCCTCTAATCAATGGATAGTGCAATTACCTATCCCCCAACAAGTAGCCCAGTTGCCCAATTCAGTTTCCCCACCTCTAGAGATTCCTGTACCCGCGCCGGCTGTGAGTCGTCCAACCGTCAGCGATTCCCAGGTTCCTAAGGGGCGATTAGTGGTGATGATTGATCCGGGGCATGGCGGGAAAGATTCTGGAGCGGTTGGATTGGGTGGCTTACAAGAGAAGGATGTTATCCTGCCGATCTCACAACGAGTCGCCGCCATTTTAGAGCAACAGGGTATCCACGCTATTTTGACGCGATCAAGTGATTATTTCGTAGATTTGGCTCCACGAGTGGAAATGGCAAAACGGGAGCGTGCTGACTTGTTTGTCAGCATTCACGCCAATTCCATCGATAAGCGTCCAGATGTCAATGGATTAGAAACCTATTATTTTGAGCGCGGTGAGCGTTTGGCTCAAACCATCCACAACAGTATTTTGCAAAGTCTTGATATTAAAGATCGCAGAGTACGACGAGCCAGATTTTACGTCCTCAGGAATAATCCCATGCCAGCCGTTTTAGTGGAAGTGGGTTTTGTGACGGGTGTTGAAGACGCACCCAGACTCGCCACCGCCGCATACGAGAACCAAATGGCACAAGCGATCGCCAATGGCATCCTTCAGTACATTCAGCAAAACCAATATGTTGGGGGGTTGCATTAA
- a CDS encoding TIGR00341 family protein encodes MNLRLIEVFLPDEDAQKVPELLQDYSLIEIWQTQLCNHQTLVKILLSGEEAETAIDQLETHFSQVDGFRLILLSVEASIPRPSRPPEIGAELKKQPQEQELDTQLSRINRHELYEDVSATVILSWTHILMVLLSTVIAAIGLLRDDGTIIIGSMVIAPLLGPNMALSLATTLGDTTLARQAVKIGAVGICIALSLSVVIGYFFTVNPEIPEIASRTRVSGSDLILAFASGMAGALSLTSGGTNAIVGVMVAVALLPPLVAFGLLIGSGHGQVAVGSMLLLLTNLICLNLAGLITFSVQKIRPRKWWEANLAQKVRHTAFSVWFVLLSALMFGIGLWWKNHQI; translated from the coding sequence ATGAACTTACGTCTAATTGAAGTATTCCTTCCTGATGAAGACGCCCAGAAAGTACCAGAATTACTCCAAGACTATTCCTTAATAGAGATTTGGCAGACTCAGCTATGCAATCATCAAACTCTCGTTAAAATACTGTTGTCTGGGGAAGAAGCCGAAACGGCAATTGATCAATTAGAAACTCACTTTTCTCAAGTTGATGGCTTTCGCCTTATTCTGCTTTCTGTAGAAGCATCTATCCCTCGACCCTCACGACCTCCAGAGATAGGGGCTGAACTCAAAAAACAACCGCAGGAACAGGAGTTAGATACTCAACTATCTCGGATCAACCGTCATGAACTTTATGAAGATGTTTCTGCCACGGTAATCCTGTCATGGACTCATATTTTGATGGTTCTGCTCTCAACAGTTATTGCTGCCATTGGCCTGTTACGGGATGACGGAACTATCATTATCGGTTCTATGGTTATAGCCCCTTTACTGGGTCCGAATATGGCGTTATCGCTTGCCACGACTCTTGGAGATACAACTCTTGCCCGTCAGGCTGTAAAAATTGGTGCTGTTGGTATCTGTATTGCTTTGTCTTTGTCTGTCGTAATTGGATATTTTTTCACCGTCAACCCAGAGATTCCTGAAATTGCCTCCAGGACAAGAGTGAGTGGCTCAGACCTTATCCTGGCTTTTGCCTCAGGTATGGCAGGCGCACTCTCACTCACATCCGGAGGCACAAATGCCATTGTGGGAGTTATGGTAGCCGTGGCTTTACTCCCACCTTTAGTGGCATTCGGATTGTTAATTGGCTCAGGTCATGGGCAAGTCGCTGTAGGGTCAATGTTGTTATTACTAACTAACTTGATCTGCCTAAATTTAGCAGGATTGATTACGTTTTCAGTACAGAAGATTCGCCCTAGAAAATGGTGGGAAGCCAATTTGGCTCAGAAAGTAAGACATACTGCATTTTCGGTATGGTTTGTGCTGCTATCAGCACTGATGTTTGGGATTGGGCTGTGGTGGAAGAATCATCAGATTTAG
- a CDS encoding endonuclease/exonuclease/phosphatase family protein, translating to MSQSRLALKRAVSLAKFLLNVAAAGATIATLLGFAGSLWWVFELFEHPRPQYCLILIAAVVVGGISRQAWSFAWCLPLLLNLVLIVPLFFSPAQGSDLQPANLIPGSTLRLLLVNLDHHNQETSPAIQYIESQNVDLVLLQEVTSRSLSTLQSNLSRYRVATSLPRENSTGVAMLVPTTPSQSVEIVATQIIELPPNSGAPLIETTLRWDSTEVVILGLSIARPQNRGSSAFQQVEFDAAAEWSLRQQRQEKREVVVIGDFNTTPWSGRYEKFLQDSNLRNSLRGFGLQPTWHAALPSPLMVAIDHCLHSSSIRTINRATGANIGSDHLPLLVELQRGF from the coding sequence ATGTCTCAGTCAAGATTGGCCTTAAAAAGAGCGGTCAGTTTAGCTAAATTCTTACTGAATGTTGCAGCAGCCGGTGCCACAATCGCTACCCTTCTCGGTTTTGCCGGGAGTCTGTGGTGGGTTTTCGAGCTGTTCGAGCATCCCAGACCCCAATATTGTTTAATTCTAATAGCTGCCGTCGTGGTTGGTGGCATTTCGCGTCAAGCCTGGAGCTTTGCTTGGTGTTTGCCGTTATTACTCAACCTGGTGCTGATTGTTCCCCTATTTTTCTCACCCGCTCAAGGCTCTGATTTACAACCTGCCAACCTCATCCCTGGCAGTACATTGCGTCTTCTCCTGGTTAACCTCGATCATCACAATCAGGAAACAAGCCCAGCCATACAGTATATAGAATCACAAAACGTTGATTTAGTGCTGTTGCAAGAGGTCACATCGAGATCGCTGAGTACGCTGCAATCCAATCTCTCACGATACCGAGTGGCTACGTCTTTACCACGAGAGAATTCCACGGGTGTAGCTATGCTTGTACCCACTACGCCATCCCAGTCAGTTGAGATAGTAGCGACGCAAATCATAGAATTGCCGCCTAACTCAGGAGCACCCCTGATCGAAACTACGCTGCGATGGGACAGCACAGAAGTGGTAATCCTCGGTTTGAGTATAGCCCGTCCACAGAATCGCGGCTCTTCAGCCTTTCAACAGGTAGAGTTTGATGCCGCCGCCGAGTGGAGCCTTCGTCAGCAGAGACAGGAGAAGCGGGAAGTTGTTGTGATAGGTGATTTTAATACTACCCCCTGGTCCGGTCGATACGAGAAGTTTTTACAAGATAGTAATCTGCGTAATTCACTACGCGGGTTTGGGTTGCAACCGACATGGCACGCCGCTTTACCCTCTCCACTTATGGTTGCGATCGACCATTGTTTGCATAGTTCATCAATTAGAACGATCAACCGTGCTACGGGTGCCAATATTGGCTCAGATCATTTGCCACTGTTGGTGGAATTGCAAAGAGGTTTTTAG
- a CDS encoding cation diffusion facilitator family transporter encodes MHHHSTSCVHHTIPVSHSSQPSRKVRLLLIALVLICSFAVAELTVGLFSHSLALLADSGHLASDCLALILALLASWIAQRRRSSDSVPGNHWVEVLAALINGLGLVAIALWIGWEAVERLQSPPVEILSLPMLATASVGFGVNSVNIFLLHKDSHHDLNIKGAFLHILADAASSIGVILAAIAVWALNWLWADAVITLFVSGLIILSATPLIVQSLNALFAKFSE; translated from the coding sequence ATGCATCATCATTCCACCTCCTGCGTTCATCACACAATTCCTGTCAGTCATTCGTCCCAGCCAAGCCGTAAGGTGAGGCTACTGCTGATTGCGTTGGTTCTGATTTGCAGCTTTGCCGTTGCAGAGTTAACCGTAGGATTATTTAGCCATAGTCTTGCACTCCTCGCTGATTCAGGCCATCTGGCGTCTGATTGTTTGGCATTGATCCTGGCGTTACTGGCAAGCTGGATCGCTCAGCGCCGTCGTTCTAGTGATTCAGTACCGGGAAACCATTGGGTTGAAGTCTTGGCGGCGTTGATCAATGGTTTGGGACTGGTGGCGATCGCACTTTGGATTGGTTGGGAAGCGGTGGAACGTCTCCAGTCTCCTCCTGTGGAAATTCTGAGTCTGCCGATGTTGGCGACGGCTAGCGTTGGGTTTGGAGTCAACAGCGTCAATATTTTCTTATTGCACAAAGATAGCCATCATGACCTTAACATCAAGGGAGCTTTTTTGCATATTCTGGCGGATGCGGCAAGTTCAATTGGGGTTATTTTAGCTGCGATCGCAGTTTGGGCGCTGAATTGGCTCTGGGCGGATGCTGTGATCACACTGTTCGTCTCAGGGTTGATTATTCTGAGTGCAACTCCTTTGATTGTTCAAAGTCTCAATGCTCTGTTTGCTAAGTTTTCTGAGTGA
- a CDS encoding ion transporter, with product MLIRKQIAFYLSDIETPVGRVINLLLMGLILLSSSIFVAETYPIPHSVRQSLDVIDAGILIIFIAEYILRFWCADSKVKFFFSPFSLIDLVAILPFLLGVTNIRFILIFRWFRILRLIRFIQLKIFFFKINTEDGVIFTRILFTLFTIIFVYSGLIYQVEHRVNAKEFQTFLDAVYFSVVTMTTVGFGDVTPLSEIGRLLTVLMILTGIALIPWQLGDLIKQLIKTANQIEMPCLSCGLPFHDKDARFCKICGTPLENEPEEVT from the coding sequence ATGCTGATACGAAAACAAATTGCGTTTTATTTAAGCGATATTGAAACACCCGTTGGCAGAGTGATTAATTTGCTACTTATGGGTTTGATTTTACTATCTTCATCTATTTTTGTAGCAGAAACTTACCCCATTCCCCATTCTGTGCGTCAGAGCCTCGATGTGATTGATGCTGGAATCCTCATCATTTTTATAGCTGAGTATATCTTACGTTTTTGGTGCGCTGATTCCAAAGTCAAATTCTTCTTTAGTCCCTTCTCTTTAATTGATTTAGTGGCTATATTACCCTTTCTACTAGGGGTTACAAATATTCGGTTTATTCTCATCTTTAGATGGTTTAGAATTTTACGACTCATCCGATTTATCCAATTGAAAATTTTCTTTTTTAAGATAAACACTGAAGATGGGGTAATATTTACCAGAATTTTATTTACATTATTTACAATTATTTTTGTTTATTCCGGATTGATTTATCAAGTTGAACATCGAGTCAATGCGAAGGAATTCCAAACTTTTTTGGATGCCGTTTATTTCTCAGTCGTCACCATGACAACGGTTGGGTTTGGGGATGTTACACCCCTTTCAGAAATCGGTCGCTTACTGACAGTCTTGATGATTTTAACGGGGATTGCCCTGATTCCATGGCAATTAGGGGATTTGATTAAGCAATTAATTAAAACAGCTAACCAAATAGAGATGCCTTGTCTAAGTTGTGGTTTACCGTTCCATGACAAGGATGCTCGGTTCTGTAAAATCTGTGGCACTCCCTTGGAAAACGAGCCAGAAGAAGTGACTTAA
- the cobO gene encoding cob(I)yrinic acid a,c-diamide adenosyltransferase — MKINSQTDSNETLEFSDVSGSESSGLTPEQYRRKMQRRKEVQEQRLAQASQEKGLIIINTGNGKGKTTAALGMVLRSLGHGYRVAIVQFIKGAWEPAEKAAFQHWTIAAPDETPQLEFHALGEGFTWETQDRARDIEKAKAAWDKALEFIRNPDFRLVLLDEVNVALKLGYLDVQDVLAGLAQKQDMSHVILTGRGAPAALIERADLVTEMTLIKHPFREQGIKAQPGIEF; from the coding sequence ATGAAAATCAACTCTCAAACTGACTCAAACGAAACATTGGAATTTTCTGATGTTTCTGGTTCAGAATCGTCTGGACTGACGCCAGAGCAATATCGGCGCAAAATGCAGCGGCGGAAGGAGGTACAAGAACAGCGCCTTGCTCAAGCCTCACAAGAGAAGGGTCTGATTATTATTAACACAGGTAACGGCAAGGGGAAAACCACAGCCGCATTAGGGATGGTGTTGCGATCGCTCGGTCATGGTTATCGAGTGGCGATCGTACAATTCATTAAGGGAGCTTGGGAACCTGCCGAGAAAGCGGCCTTCCAACATTGGACCATAGCCGCACCGGACGAAACCCCCCAGTTAGAGTTTCACGCACTCGGAGAAGGGTTCACCTGGGAAACTCAAGATCGAGCACGAGATATTGAAAAAGCGAAAGCCGCATGGGACAAGGCGCTGGAATTTATCCGTAACCCAGACTTTAGACTCGTATTGTTAGATGAAGTGAATGTTGCCTTAAAGCTAGGTTACCTAGATGTTCAAGACGTTCTAGCAGGATTGGCACAAAAGCAAGACATGTCTCACGTTATTCTAACGGGTAGAGGCGCACCTGCTGCCTTAATTGAGCGAGCTGACTTAGTGACGGAAATGACGCTGATTAAACATCCTTTTCGGGAACAGGGGATTAAAGCACAACCGGGGATTGAGTTTTGA
- a CDS encoding O-acetyl-ADP-ribose deacetylase yields the protein MISGKITLLEGDITQQQVDAIVNAANTSLLGGGGVDGAIHLAAGPELLVECRRLKGCKTGDAKITKGYNLPADWVIHTVGPVWHDGKYGEDEQLASCYRRCLAIAEQYEIRSIAFPAISTGVYGFPMERAAKIAVKQVMTFLFLENHSSLEAVMFVCFNRQTYDCYRSALKEILSNEQG from the coding sequence ATGATATCAGGGAAAATCACCCTCCTCGAAGGAGATATTACTCAGCAACAGGTCGATGCCATTGTCAACGCCGCCAACACCTCTCTGCTGGGGGGTGGTGGGGTGGATGGGGCGATTCATCTCGCCGCAGGGCCAGAATTACTGGTAGAATGCCGACGTTTAAAGGGCTGTAAAACGGGCGATGCCAAAATTACCAAGGGTTACAATCTCCCTGCCGATTGGGTGATTCACACCGTAGGGCCTGTTTGGCATGATGGAAAGTATGGGGAAGATGAGCAATTAGCGAGCTGTTATCGTCGTTGTCTCGCGATTGCGGAGCAATATGAGATACGCTCCATTGCTTTCCCCGCGATTAGTACAGGTGTTTATGGTTTTCCTATGGAACGCGCTGCCAAAATTGCCGTGAAACAAGTCATGACGTTTTTGTTTTTGGAAAACCATTCTTCCTTAGAGGCTGTGATGTTCGTCTGTTTCAATCGCCAGACCTATGACTGCTATAGGTCGGCACTCAAAGAAATTTTATCTAACGAGCAAGGGTGA
- a CDS encoding inorganic phosphate transporter, whose translation MLVLQLGLTAILAFYLASNLGANDVANAMGTSVGSKAVTLRQALVIAGILEFTGAVLFGHGVSSTLATEVANPELFVDMPQLLMLGMIAVLLSCGLWLQIATSRGWPVSSSHAVVGAIAGFSWVAAGFGAVDWSNIRLISLAWVVTPLVSGIIAAGFYSVVRHSILDRPNPIVQLREWIPWLSTTLFSVFGIIVLPTLFQQPFFAALPIPSHDLPLATGAVAAVALTIISWRQLARFTDIPNDQESPFSNPVERLLGRFQVLSACFVAFAHGSNDVGNAIAPLAAIAYILRTGSVPLTGFNVPLWILILGGGGIVFGLAIWGKNVIATIGENIIPLQPSSGFCAELATATTILMASRLGIPVSTSHALVGAVVGIGLTQDWKKVRLETVQGIALAWIITLPVAAGLGAMIFICLRLLFLPG comes from the coding sequence ATGCTTGTACTACAACTGGGTCTGACGGCAATCCTAGCTTTCTACCTGGCATCGAATCTAGGCGCTAACGATGTCGCCAATGCGATGGGGACTTCCGTCGGGTCGAAGGCGGTTACCCTCCGGCAAGCGCTCGTGATTGCTGGCATTTTGGAGTTTACAGGCGCGGTTTTATTCGGTCATGGCGTTTCCTCCACCCTCGCCACAGAAGTCGCTAACCCTGAATTGTTTGTAGACATGCCGCAACTGCTGATGCTAGGCATGATTGCGGTATTACTATCTTGTGGTTTATGGCTACAAATTGCCACCAGCCGGGGTTGGCCTGTTTCATCGTCTCATGCCGTAGTAGGAGCGATCGCAGGATTTAGTTGGGTGGCTGCCGGTTTCGGTGCTGTTGATTGGTCAAATATTCGTCTGATTTCCCTGGCTTGGGTTGTCACACCCCTAGTGAGTGGCATCATCGCGGCGGGATTCTACAGTGTCGTCAGGCACTCCATTCTGGATCGCCCCAACCCCATCGTCCAACTGCGCGAGTGGATTCCTTGGTTGAGTACTACGCTATTTAGCGTCTTCGGCATTATCGTCCTGCCGACTCTATTTCAACAACCCTTTTTTGCCGCTTTGCCGATTCCCTCCCACGACTTACCCCTTGCTACGGGAGCTGTTGCGGCGGTTGCTCTCACTATTATCAGTTGGCGACAACTCGCTCGTTTTACAGACATACCCAATGATCAAGAGTCGCCATTCTCCAATCCTGTAGAACGATTACTCGGACGCTTCCAAGTCCTGAGTGCTTGCTTTGTGGCCTTTGCTCACGGTTCTAATGATGTGGGGAATGCGATCGCTCCCTTAGCGGCGATCGCGTATATTCTACGTACAGGTTCTGTTCCCCTGACGGGATTTAATGTACCTTTGTGGATTCTCATCCTCGGCGGGGGTGGCATCGTTTTTGGTTTAGCGATTTGGGGCAAAAATGTGATCGCCACCATTGGGGAAAATATCATTCCGCTCCAACCGAGTAGTGGTTTTTGCGCCGAACTTGCCACTGCCACCACCATTTTGATGGCTTCTCGGTTGGGGATACCTGTTTCTACCTCCCATGCTTTGGTAGGTGCGGTTGTTGGGATTGGACTCACTCAAGACTGGAAGAAAGTCCGTTTAGAAACGGTTCAAGGGATTGCGCTGGCTTGGATTATTACCCTACCCGTAGCTGCTGGTTTAGGGGCAATGATTTTTATCTGCCTGCGTTTACTGTTTTTGCCTGGGTGA